Proteins encoded by one window of Microplitis mediator isolate UGA2020A chromosome 1, iyMicMedi2.1, whole genome shotgun sequence:
- the LOC130672385 gene encoding luciferin 4-monooxygenase-like isoform X2, with amino-acid sequence MASNFISENVDHEIHFTIENGILKGKEFSYIVEGKNNFGENLLEKMKKNQKSVGQVDAITGKIDTFGEMVDKTIKCALWLQSQNVKQGDVIAICTHNHMNQVVPALAAMCIGAIFNPWWDHGLTRDITKHFINLTQPKILFVNEECSKIAIDVTKELKSNLKIVVFGNFEGLESFETIILKQIPAQVQNFCCAKLSSVDHPALILYTSGTTGLPKGALHSHKALFGNVQLTEHINNNCDTAMWYSTLCWITGILCSFSSISRGMKRVIPGPFIEEDACKVIEKFKVNWLLMGTSMANRLLKSGSITKHNVTSVLSLLIGGAPLKEETQAELRKAFPNALVLQAYGTTELCGIATRQGKNYKINSVGNVVGNLRIKIINPETGKILGPNEKGEACIKSPMMMTKYYNNPEGTKKAIDAEGWLHTGDLTYYDEDGALFIIERLNELIKWRGHHVPPAMIEKLIQTLPGVAEVAIVGVPSLEDDEQPFAFVVKAPGYHITEEEIHHIVEKNLPDQMKLRAGIKFMDTIPHTASGKISRNELKTIAKSLAKN; translated from the exons ATGGCATCcaattttatttcagaaaatGTTGAT CATGAAATACATTTTACTATCGAAAATGGAATTTTAAAAGGCAAAGAGTTTTCATACATAGTAGAAGGAAAAAATAACTTCGgcgaaaatttattagaaaaaatgaagaaaaatcaaAAGTCTGTTGGTCAG GTTGATGCAATCACTGGAAAGATCGATACATTTGGAGAGATGGTAGACAAAACCATTAAGTGTGCACTTTGGCTTCAGAGTCAAAACGTTAAACAAGGCGATGTCATTGCCATTTGTACTCACAATCACATGAATCAAGTAGTTCCAGCACTTGCTGCGATGTGCATTGGTGCTATTTTCAATCCCTGGTGGGATCATGGATTAACTCGAg atattacaaaacattttattaatctaACACAACCAAAAATACTATTTGTAAATGAAGAGTGCTCAAAGATAGCTATCGATGTCACTAAAGAACTCAAATCGAATCTAAAAATCGTCGTTTTCGGAAATTTTGAAGGTTTGGAATCATTTGAAACGATAATTTTGAAGCAAATACCTGCTCAagtacaaaatttttgctgtGCCAAATTATCGAGTGTAGACCACCCTGCACTAATTCTTTACACTTCGGGAACCACTGGACTACCTAAAGGCGCTCTCCATTCTCACAAGGCATTATTTGGAAATGTCCAATTGACAGAgcatattaataacaattgcGATACTGCAATGTGGTACTCAACTCTTTGTTGGATAACAGGAATACTTTGTTCATTTTCCTCAATCTCACGTGGTATGAAACGAGTAATTCCTGGACCTTTTATAGAAGAGGACGCATGtaaagttattgaaaaattcaag gTAAATTGGTTATTGATGGGAACTAGCATGGCTAATAGACTACTGAAATCTGGATCCATTACTAAACATAACGTTACTTCTGTGCTGTCACTTCTTATCGGTGGAGCACCATTGAAAGAAGAAACACAAGCAGAACTTCGTAAAGCTTTTCCTAATGCATTGGTATTACAGGCTTATG gTACGACAGAGTTGTGTGGAATAGCAACTAGGCAgggaaaaaattacaaaataaattctgTTGGAAATGTGGTCGGAAATCtacgaataaaaataataaaccccgaaactggaaaaattttagGCCCAAATGAAAAAGGTGAAGCTTGTATCAAATCACCTATGATGATgactaaatattataataatccagAAGGAACAAAAAAAGCTATTGACGCTGAag GATGGCTCCATACAGGTGATCTGACGTATTACGATGAAGACGGTGcactttttataattgaacGTTTAAATGAACTAATTAAGTGGAGAGGACATCACGTACCACCTGCTATgatcgaaaaattaattcaaaccCTTCCGGGAGTAGCTGAAGTTGCGATTGTGGGGGTCCCTAGTTTAGAAGATGATGAGCAACCTTTTGCTTTTGTTGTGAAAGCGCCAGGTTATCAT ATCACTGAAGAAGAAATTCATCatatagttgaaaaaaatttacctgatCAAATGAAACTCAGAGCAGGTATCAAGTTTATGGACACAATACCACATACGGCTTCTGGCAAAATCAGTAGAAACGAACTAAAAACGATTGCAAAATCTCTCGCAAAAAACTAG
- the LOC130672385 gene encoding luciferin 4-monooxygenase-like isoform X1: protein MASNFISENVDVSHEIHFTIENGILKGKEFSYIVEGKNNFGENLLEKMKKNQKSVGQVDAITGKIDTFGEMVDKTIKCALWLQSQNVKQGDVIAICTHNHMNQVVPALAAMCIGAIFNPWWDHGLTRDITKHFINLTQPKILFVNEECSKIAIDVTKELKSNLKIVVFGNFEGLESFETIILKQIPAQVQNFCCAKLSSVDHPALILYTSGTTGLPKGALHSHKALFGNVQLTEHINNNCDTAMWYSTLCWITGILCSFSSISRGMKRVIPGPFIEEDACKVIEKFKVNWLLMGTSMANRLLKSGSITKHNVTSVLSLLIGGAPLKEETQAELRKAFPNALVLQAYGTTELCGIATRQGKNYKINSVGNVVGNLRIKIINPETGKILGPNEKGEACIKSPMMMTKYYNNPEGTKKAIDAEGWLHTGDLTYYDEDGALFIIERLNELIKWRGHHVPPAMIEKLIQTLPGVAEVAIVGVPSLEDDEQPFAFVVKAPGYHITEEEIHHIVEKNLPDQMKLRAGIKFMDTIPHTASGKISRNELKTIAKSLAKN, encoded by the exons ATGGCATCcaattttatttcagaaaatGTTGATGTTAGT CATGAAATACATTTTACTATCGAAAATGGAATTTTAAAAGGCAAAGAGTTTTCATACATAGTAGAAGGAAAAAATAACTTCGgcgaaaatttattagaaaaaatgaagaaaaatcaaAAGTCTGTTGGTCAG GTTGATGCAATCACTGGAAAGATCGATACATTTGGAGAGATGGTAGACAAAACCATTAAGTGTGCACTTTGGCTTCAGAGTCAAAACGTTAAACAAGGCGATGTCATTGCCATTTGTACTCACAATCACATGAATCAAGTAGTTCCAGCACTTGCTGCGATGTGCATTGGTGCTATTTTCAATCCCTGGTGGGATCATGGATTAACTCGAg atattacaaaacattttattaatctaACACAACCAAAAATACTATTTGTAAATGAAGAGTGCTCAAAGATAGCTATCGATGTCACTAAAGAACTCAAATCGAATCTAAAAATCGTCGTTTTCGGAAATTTTGAAGGTTTGGAATCATTTGAAACGATAATTTTGAAGCAAATACCTGCTCAagtacaaaatttttgctgtGCCAAATTATCGAGTGTAGACCACCCTGCACTAATTCTTTACACTTCGGGAACCACTGGACTACCTAAAGGCGCTCTCCATTCTCACAAGGCATTATTTGGAAATGTCCAATTGACAGAgcatattaataacaattgcGATACTGCAATGTGGTACTCAACTCTTTGTTGGATAACAGGAATACTTTGTTCATTTTCCTCAATCTCACGTGGTATGAAACGAGTAATTCCTGGACCTTTTATAGAAGAGGACGCATGtaaagttattgaaaaattcaag gTAAATTGGTTATTGATGGGAACTAGCATGGCTAATAGACTACTGAAATCTGGATCCATTACTAAACATAACGTTACTTCTGTGCTGTCACTTCTTATCGGTGGAGCACCATTGAAAGAAGAAACACAAGCAGAACTTCGTAAAGCTTTTCCTAATGCATTGGTATTACAGGCTTATG gTACGACAGAGTTGTGTGGAATAGCAACTAGGCAgggaaaaaattacaaaataaattctgTTGGAAATGTGGTCGGAAATCtacgaataaaaataataaaccccgaaactggaaaaattttagGCCCAAATGAAAAAGGTGAAGCTTGTATCAAATCACCTATGATGATgactaaatattataataatccagAAGGAACAAAAAAAGCTATTGACGCTGAag GATGGCTCCATACAGGTGATCTGACGTATTACGATGAAGACGGTGcactttttataattgaacGTTTAAATGAACTAATTAAGTGGAGAGGACATCACGTACCACCTGCTATgatcgaaaaattaattcaaaccCTTCCGGGAGTAGCTGAAGTTGCGATTGTGGGGGTCCCTAGTTTAGAAGATGATGAGCAACCTTTTGCTTTTGTTGTGAAAGCGCCAGGTTATCAT ATCACTGAAGAAGAAATTCATCatatagttgaaaaaaatttacctgatCAAATGAAACTCAGAGCAGGTATCAAGTTTATGGACACAATACCACATACGGCTTCTGGCAAAATCAGTAGAAACGAACTAAAAACGATTGCAAAATCTCTCGCAAAAAACTAG